The DNA segment ACTTGTCCCAGGACGTGAATTGGCATTGCAATCTGATACAGTGTTAAAGAATGCAGGTTCAGGTTTGCGTAGTTGTTGTTGCTATGGCGGACGTGCCGCTATGGATGAACATCGTAAAATACGTGAGCAACATCCGCAAATTGTCTTTGCTACACCAGGCAGATTAAATGATCATCTTAAAAAAGGAAATATATCACCATATGCAATTAAGTATATAGTAATAGACGAGTTTGATAAATGCCTTGAGATGGGTTTCCGTGATGAGATGAGTGATATAATCAGCAAACTGAAAGGTGCACAGCGTCATATCTTGTTATCTGCTACAGATGCTGATGAAATACCCGATTTCGTAAATATGGGTAAGACAACTAATCTAAACTTCCTTGATAAGGATGAGCAAGTACCAGATAGAATAAAGCTGTATGAAGTACATAGTCAAGAAAAAGATAAAATAGATACCCTTCAGAAACTTCTGCGGAGTTTTGGAGAAGAGAGCAGTATTGTTTTCCTCAATTATAGAGATAGTGTAGAGCGAGCAGAAGAGTTACTACATAAAAGAGGGTTTGCTACAAGTGCATTTCATGGAGGCTTAGAACAGAAATTACGTGAAGATGCTCTGTACAAATTCAGTAACGGTTCTACAAATATTTTCATATCTACAGATCTAGGATCACGTGGACTTGACATTCCTGATATAGACAATATTGTACATTATCATCTTCCTTTAAATGAAGAGAGTTACATACATAGGGTAGGCCGTACAGCAAGGTGGAAAGCACATGGAGAGTCTTTCTTTATATTAGGTCCAGATGAGACGATGCCTGAATATATAAATGACGATGTTGAAGAATTTAAAATACCAACCGATCTGCCAGATCCAGCATTACCGAAAATGGTAACCATTTATATCGGAAAAGGTAAAAATGATAAGATAAGTAAAGGCGATATAGTAGGTTTCTTATGTAAAAAAGGAGGCCTTGAAAAAACACAGATTGGCCGTATTGATGTAAATGATCGTTATACATATGCAGCAGTTAGTAGACCAATGCTGAACCAATTATTGAAACTTACCAGAGGAGAAAAAATCAAAGGTATAAAGACTGTTGTTGAAATTGTCAAATAGACAAAAAAAGTACCAAATTCCTATATTTGTGTCGAAATATTTGGCTGATTGCAAGAAAAAATGTAACTTCGCCGTCGAATTTTCAAAAAAAGAATTTATTAATAAACAAATATTTTAATAAACAATCAAATGAAGAAGTACAACTTTAATGCAGGTCCGTCAATGCTTCCACGTGAGGTGATTGAGAACACGGCAAAGCAGATTTTAGACTTCAATGGTTCTGGTCTTTCATTAGCAGAGATCAGCCATCGTGCTAAAGATTTCCAACCAGTTGTTGATGAGGCAGAAGCTCTCATTAAGGAATTATTAAATGTTCCTGAAGGCTACTCCGTATTATTCCTTGGTGGCGGTGCCTCCTTAGAGTTTTGTATGATTCCATTCAACTTCTTAATAAAGAAGGCAGCATATCTGAACACAGGTGTTTGGGCTAAGAAGGCAATGAAAGAAGCTAAATTTTTTGGCGAGGTAGTCGAAGTTGCTTCTTCTGCTGATGCTAATTATACATTTATTCCAAAGGATTGGTCTTGTCCTGCAGATGCTGACTATCTTCATATCACATCAAATAATACTATCTACGGAACAGAAATTCGTAAAGATCTTGATGTAAATGTTCCTATGATATCAGATATGTCATCTGATATACTCAGCAGACCTGTAGATGTTTCAAAATATGACTGTATATATGCCGGTGCACAGAAGAATTTGTCAATGGCAGGTGTAACAGTTATCATTCTCAAAAATGATAAATTAGGTAAGGCTCCACGAGAGATACCTACAATGCTAGACTATCGTACACATGTTGACAAAGGTTCAATGTTTAATACTCCTCCAGTTGTTCCTATTTATACAGCACTCGAAAATCTTCGTTGGATTAAGAAAAAAGGTGGTGTTGAAGCAATGGACAGGAGAGCCAATGAACGTGCTGAAATAGTTTACTCAGAAATAGAGCGTAACAAGCTATTCAAGGGTACTGTTAAAGAAGAAGATCGTTCTGTAATGAACATATGCTTTGTTATGAATGATGAATATAAAGAACTTGAAAAACCTTTCTTGGATTACGCAATATCAAAGGGTATGGTTGGTATAAAAGGGCATCGTTCTGTCGGAGGTTTCCGTGCGAGTTGCTATAACGCTCAGACTATTGAAGGCGTTAACGCCCTTGTGAAGTGCATGAAGGATTTTGAAGCACAGAATTAATTAGACATTTCAAATAAAGGGCGGATTTATTCCGCCCTATATTCGTTTTAAACAACATATTAATTAAAAAACTATGAAAGTATTAGTAGCAACAGAAAAGCCATTTGCAGCGGCTGCTGTAAATGGTATTAAAGCAGAAATTGAAGCAACTGGTAATCAGTTGGTTTTATTAGAAAAATATACAGACAAGTCACAACTCCTTGACGCAGTTAAGGATGCTGATGCCATGATAGTTCGTTCAGACAAAGTAACGCCTGAAGTTCTTGATGCTGCAAAAAAACTTAAGATTGTTGTTCGTGCCGGTGCCGGTTTTGACAGTATAGACACAGCTTATGCAAAGACAAAAGGTGTAGTTGTTGAGAATACTCCCGGACAGAACTCTAATGCTGTTGCTGAACTAGTTTTCGGACTTTTAGTCTATGCAGTACGTAATTTCTATAATGGAAAATCAGGCGTAGAACTGAAAGGAAAAAAACTTGGTATTCTTGCTTTTGGAAATGTTGGTCGTAACGTGGCACGTGTTGCTAAAGGTTTTGGCATGGATGTATATGCATACGATGCATATTGTCCTAAAGCTGCTATAGAAGAGGCTGGCGTACATGCTGTTGACAGTCAAAATGAATTGTTTAAAAATTGTGATGTTGTTTCTCTACACATACCTGCTACATCAGAGACAAAGGAAAGCATTAACTATGCACAAGTAAATATGATGGAGAAGGGTGGTATCCTTATAAATACGGCCCGTAAAGAGGTTATTAATGAACCAGAACTTATCAAATTGCTTTCTGATCGTGAAGATCTGAAATACATTACAGATATCAAACCTGATGCTGATGCAGAATTTGCAAAGTTTGAAGGACGCTATTTCAGTACACCAAAGAAAATGGGTGCTCAGACAGCTGAGGCAAATATAAATGCAGGTATTGCTGCTGCAAAGCAGATAAATGCATTCTTTAAAGACGGTTGCACTAAATTTCAGGTAAATAAATAAAAACGATGGCAACAATAAAACCATTCAAGGGTGTTCGCCCTCCAAAGGAGTTTGTTGAGAGTGTAGAATCTCGTCCTTATGACGTGCTTAACAGCGAGGAAGCTCGCGAAGAGGCAGGTGACAATGAAAAGAGTCTATATCATATAATTAAACCGGAAATAGACTTTGAACAAGGTACAAGTGAGTATGATCCTCGTGTTTATGAAAAAGCTGCTGAGAATTTTAAAAAATTCCAAAATAAAGGCTGGCTTGTTCAAGATGAAAAGGAGCAATATTATATCTACGCCCAGACTATGAACGGTAAGACTCAATATGGACTGGTTGTCGGTGCATATGTCAATGATTACCTTACAGGCGTAATCAAAAAGCATGAACTTACCCGCCGCGACAAAGAAGAGGATAGAATGAAGCATGTCCGCGTGTGCGATGCAAACATAGAACCGGTATTTTTTGCTTATCCAGACAACTCAATACTTGACGCCCTTATTAAAAAGTATGCAGCAGGGAAATCTGAATATGACTTTATTGCTCCTATAGATGGCTTTCGTCATCAATTCTGGATTGTAACTGACGATAAAGACATTAATACAATAACAGATGAATTCGCTAAGATGTCATCATTGTATATTGCAGATGGTCACCATCGTTCAGCAGCAGCTGCTCTTGTTGGTGCAGAAAAAGCCAAACAGAATCCTAACCATACAGGCAAAGAAGAGTATAATTATTTTATGGCGGTATGTTTTCAGGCTTCACAACTTACCATACTTGATTATAACAGGGTGGTAACAGATCTTAATGGGATGACTTCAGAACAGTTCTTGTCTGCATTAAATAAAAACTTTAACGTAGAAGAAAAAGGTTCTGATATATATAAACCTGTAGCTCTGCATAATTTCTCTTTATATCTTGATGAGAAATGGTATAGTATTACAGCCAAACAAGGAACATTCAATGATCAGGATCCTATTGGGGTGTTAGATGTTGACATTTCCAGCAGACTGATTTTAGATGATCTTTTGGGTATAAAGGATTTACGTTCTGATAAGCGTATTGACTTTGTAGGCGGATTGAGAGGACTTAAAGAATTGAAGCGCCGCGTAGACAATGGCGAAATGAAAATGGCTTTGGCACTTTATCCTGTATCTATGAAACAGATTATGGATATTGCAGACAGTGGTAAAATAATGCCTCCTAAGGCCACATGGTTTGAGCCTAAACTGCGTTCAGGTCTTATCATTCATAAGCTAAGCTAATTATTTATAGTCTATAACCATAAATGGGAGACGAATATAAAACAATAAATAATATTGGTGAAGGAACTTATTCTGAGAAAAGGAGTAAGTTCCTTGCTTTTTCACATCATATTTCGAACGTTGATGAGGCCAGAGACATATTAGACATGTATCATAAAAAATATTATGATTCAAGGCATGTTTGCTATGCATACGTATTGGGTCCCGACAGGCATGAATTCAGAGCTAATGATGATGGAGAGCCAAGTAGTACTGCGGGCAAACCTATTTTAGGTCAGATTAATAGCAGTGAACTAACAGATATATTAGTTGTTGTTGTAAGATATTATGGAGGGGTGAACCTGGGTACAGGAGGTTTGATCGTTGCATATCGTACTGCGGCAGCTGAGGCTATTGCAAATTCAGAAATAATAAGCAAGTATGTAGAAGAGGAAGTAAAATATAGCTTTCCGTATGTTATGATGAACGATGTAATGCGTATAATAAAAGAGATGGATCCTAAAATAATATCTCAGACATATGATAATACATGCGAAATTACAATGTCAATCAGACAGAGCAAAGCCGAACAATTGAGAAATAAACTAAAAAAGTTATCCTTCGAATAACTGAACCCCAGTTAAAAATAATAAATTCTCAATTTCTCATACCCTTTTTTCAATTATAAATGTTACCTTTGTATTCGTTTAAAGGAAGGTTGGCAGAGTGACCGAATGCGCTGGACTCGAAATCCGGTATACCCCTTTCGGGTATCGGGGGTTTGAATCCCTCACCTTCCGCAAACAAATAATCCAACCGAAAATCTAAAATTAAATCATGGACAGCGAATTTTGGCAAAGAGAAATTGAAACAATGCCAAGACCTGAGTTAGAAAAATTGCAGGTCGAAAAGTTGAAACGTACGATAAACATTGCCTTGAAGTCTCCTCTGTACAAGAGGCGTCTTGGAGATTTTGGCATTAATGCAGAGTCAATTAATACTGTTGATGATATAAGGAAAATTCCATTTACTACAAAAGAAGATTTGCGCAACAATTATCCTTTCGGACTTGTTGGTGGAGATATGAAAGATGCAATACGTATTCATTCATCAAGTGGTACAACAGGTCATCCTACAGTAGTAGTATATAGCCGTCATGATATAGACTCATGGGCAAATATGATAGCTCGCAATATGTATATGGTTGGATGTAGAAATACAGATGTTTTTCAGAACAGTTCAGGTTATGGAATGTTTACCGGTGGTTTAGGATTCCAATATGGTGCAGAAAAATTAGGAGCTACAACTGTTCCGGCAGCAGCAGGTAATAGCAAACGCCAGATAATGTTTATAAAAGACTTTGGTACTACATGTTTGCATGCTATTCCTAGTTATGCGATACGCCTTGCAGAAGTTTTTCAAGAAGAAGGTCTTGATCCGCGTGATACCAAATTACATACACTATTTATTGGCGCAGAACCACATACAGAGGAACAAAGGAGAAGGATAGAACGTATGCTTGGTGTAAAAGCATATAATAGTTTTGGAATGACAGAGATGAACGGACCGGGAGTTGCTTTCGAATGCAAATATCAAAATGGCATGCATTTATGGGAAGACAATTATATCGTAGAGATAATTGATCCTGATACCCTTGAGCCTGTTCCAGACGGTACGATAGGAGAGATGGTTCTAACAACTTTAGACCGTACGATGATGCCTATATTGAGATATCGTACGCATGACCTTACACGTATAATACCCGGTGAATGTGAGTGCGGACGCACACATCGTCGTATAGATCGTATAAAGGGGCGTACTGATGATATGTTTATCATTAAGGGCGTAAATGTATTCCCAATGCAGGTAGAGAAAATACTTGTACAGTATCACGGACTTGGAAGTAATTATTTGATAACACTTGATACAGAAAACGACAATGACATAATGACTGTTGAGGTTGAACTTGATAATCTCAATACAGAGAATTATCCAGAATTAGAACGAATGACAAATAATATAAAACGTGCACTTAAAGACGAGATACTTTTGACACCAAAAGTAAAACTTGTAAAAAAAGGTACGTTACCGCAGAGTGACGGAAAGGCCGTAAGAGTAAAAGACCTCCGTGACGGACGCGGATAACAATGTACAAAATGAAACTAAAAAAAGTATATATATCATTTTTGATATTATTTCTTGCCGCTCCGGTAGTGGCACAGAATATAAGAGAAGTTTTCAAGCAGATGCCTGATAGCATGTTCCCATATATTACCAATACAAATCGTTTGGATTTTATTGATTTTAAGGATGCTAACATGAAGGCAGAGGTAAACAATAGTCTTGGTGGAAAGAGTGAGATGAAAGTTCTTACAGATAATTACATTGAAGTGGAATTGAGCAGTGTATCCAATCTCCAGATCAGACTATTGCCTAAAGATTCGACAAAGGTAATATGTATGGTTACTACATTTTTTGGACCGGAAGCTGATAGCAAGGTTCAATTTTTCTCATTAAACTGGAAACCCCTGGATATAAAGTCTGCAGTTCCATCATTTGACGATTTTTTTGTAAAGCCGGATAGTATTAATACAGAGCGTTTTGTTCAACTTAAAAAAATGGTAGAACCTGTGATGTATTATGTAATCCTGTCTTCGAAAGATAACACAATCACTTATTCATTAAGTCTGCCTCTTCTCAATAAAGAAGATAAAAAAGCGTTAGATGCTGTATTGCGTAAGGTAACACTTAAATGGACCGGTAAGTCTTTTATGTAAATAAGATACATAATATATATGCATGTAGCCATAATTGGTGCAGGGGCAGCAGGATGCTTTGCAGCCATAAATCTGAAGAGATTAAACCCATCTGTTGACGTTACTGTATATGAAAGCGGTAACAGACCTCTTGCAAAAGTCTCTGTAACAGGCGGAGGAAGATGTAATCTTACTAATTCTTTTGATGGTATAAAGAGCTTGTCTGCTGTTTATCCACGTGGCGAGCGTCTTATGAAAAGACTCCTACATGAATTTAGTAATAAAGATACATGCGAATGGTTCGAACGTGAAGGAGTTCGCTTAATAACGCAAGATGACTACTGTGTATTTCCACAGTCGCAGGATGCGATGGAGATAGTTGATACACTTATAAATCTTATGAATAAGAATAAGATAAAAATTTGTACAGGTCATCGTGTGGACAATATAGAGAAAAATAATACTGATGAACAGAACAATGATTTTCGTATTAAATTTTCAGATACTAAAATAAAAGATATAAAAGCCGATGCTGTAGTTGTGGCTATCGGTGGTAGTCCTCATAGCAAAGGGCTCGCTTTTCTTGATAACTTCACACTAGAAATAGTAGAACCAAGACCATCGTTATTCAGTTTTTGTCTTCCACAAAATAGTATTACTGAAATGACAGGTACTGTGGTAAATGAAGTAGAGGTAAGTCTTTCTGGTACAAAGCATCGTGCATCAGGCCCTTTACTTATTACACATTGGGGCGTAAGTGGACCGGCAATACTTAAGCTTTCATCTTATGCAGCCCGTAGTCTCTTTGATAATGACTACAAAGCCAAACTTTCTGTCAATTGGTTTGGTGACAAAAACGAGAACGATGTACTAGAACATTTTATATCGACAGCAAAAGCCAATCCTCAGAAAAAACTTTCCACTACACGTCCCGAACATATTAATTCGCGTTTGTGGTTAAACCTATTGTTGCAAAGTGGGGTAGACCCTGAACAGCGTTGGTGTGAACTAAGTAAGAAAAGTTATAACCGTATGGTAAATACCTTGACAAACAATATATATAACATCGAAGGTAAAAACAAATTCAAAGAAGAATTCGTGACATGTGGAGGTATAGCATTAAACAATGTAAATTCACGTACACTTGAATGCAAAACATGCCCCGGCTTGTATTTTGCCGGGGAAGTCTTGGATGTTGATGCCATTACCGGAGGCTTTAATTTGCAAGCAGCCTGGACAATGGGATATGTTGTAGCCAAATCACTTTCTGTTAAGTGATTAGACTATCCTTTTTCTTCAAGTTTTTTACAGTCTTCAAGTAGTTTGATTGCATCTACATATTGGGCTATGCCAGATGCTACTTCTTTTGCCGCTTTCATTGCAAGAACTACTGTTTTAGGATGGTGAACAACATCGCCTCCTGCAAAAACGCCACTACGTGTGGTCATACCCATCGGGCGCTCATTGACGATGACATATCCTCTTTCATCCACATCAATTCCGGCAGTAGTAGATACAATACGATTTGCCGGTCTTGAGCCTATTGCAAGAAATACGCGACTAAATTCAACATTCTTCTCACCATCAGGAGTGTTCAGATGTATAGCCTTAAGCCGATTTTTTTCATTTCCAACAAAATCTATCGTGGAAGATTCCCACATAAACTTAACTCCTTCAGCAACGGCATCATTATACTCACTGGGTATTGCCGGCATTTTATCTTGTGTACTTCTATATATCACTGTTACATCAGCTCCAAGACGTATTGCAGTACGCGCAGCATCCATAGCTACATTGCCACCGCCAATTACAGCGACTCTTTCTCCCGGATTAATAGGTACCATGTCACGGCTTATAACTCCTTCGTTATAACTGTTTACACAGTGTAGAAGGTATGTAGACTGGTTTACACCTCTAAGGTCAGCACCTTTCACTCCATTCATATTCATTGGTATAGAAGTACCCGTACCAATAAAAATAGCATCATAACCTTCATCGAAAAGACTGTCTACGGTAATGTTATTTTCCCCCACAAGACAGTTAAGGACAAAATTTACTCCCAAGGCCTCAATTTTTGCTATCTCTTTTCGAACTACGGTTTTTGGCAGACGGTATTCAGGAATACCATACATTAATACGCCACCAGCAACATTCTGTCCTTCAAATATTGTAACATCAAATCCCTGACGTGCTAGATCTCCTGCAACAGTCAATCCGGCAGGGCCCGAACCTATTACCGCAACTCTTCCGCGTATATTTTTTTGGATTCTCTCACGTATAAGGTTCATGTCTGTATCGAAGTCAGCAATGAAACACTCCAGTTTTCCTATCTGTATGCCCTTTCCTTTTTTATTCAAAATACAATTTCCCTGACATTGTTTTTCATGTGGACACACACGACCACATATAGCAGGCAGGTTACTTTTATCATTTATGATACTCATAGCCTTTCCCATATTGCCCATTGAAAGTTGGTGTACAAATTCTGGAATATCATTATCTATAGGACATCCTTTTCTGCACATAGGAACCTTGCAATTTAGACATCTTTTAGCCTCGTCAATAGCTTCTTTGGTAGTAAATATTTCGTTTACCACCTGAAAAGAATTACTCTCCATACTCTTAAATAGTTTGTTGTTATTATCCTTAAATTGGTTCTTGTAGTCTATTTTGTAAACTACAGGTTGCAAAATTACACATTTTAGTTGACATAAGAGCATTTTTATTCAAATAAATTGAGTGTGTTAATAATTTATAAAATATAAAGAAACGTTTGACTCGTACCTAAGGGCATGGTGTAACTTTGCAAATGAATTCAAAAATCGTACGATTAATGAAAAATAAAATGAAGTTTAAAATCGGAGAGTTTTCTTGTCTTACAGGGGTTACCGTCAAGACGTTACGTTATTATGAACAGTTCGAACTTCTTGTACCTGACGAGGTAGATGAATGGACCGGATATCGTTATTATAATGTGGCACAGATGCAGACGATGAGTCAGATACGTCAGTTGAAAGCCATTGGATTCTCATTAGAAGAGATAAGAGACTTGCTTGAGAAAGACACTCACAAACCGAGTATTTCCCAACTGGAAGAGAAAATCAGGCAGTGTAATATCAGACTCAATAAGTTGTTAAATCAGCGTGCTCAACTTATGCAGATAGTTGACTCTCAAAAACAAATGAATGAAATGGAAAAAATTACAATTCAGTCTTTGCCAGAAATTATTGTGGCATCACATCGTAGAATCATTGCAAACTTTAGTGAACTTGGACCTCTATGTGTAAATGTTATAGGTCCTGAAATGTATAGATTAGGTTGTAAGTGTTCGCAGCCTGGCTATTGCTTCAGTATAGAGCATGGAGACGAATATACACCTACAAACGTTGATATTGAATACTTTGAACAGGTAGAGGAGATGGGGCAAGACTCTTCTATAATCAAATTTAAGAAACTACCTGCTGTATCAACTGCTGTATGTATGAAGTGTTATGGCCCTTACGAAAAATTATATGATCACTATGTAGAACTGTTTAAGTATATTGAACAGCATGGCTATCATAAGATTGGGAAATCACGTACCTGTTATGTTGATGGAGCCTGGAATCAGGAAGACCCTGATAAATGGCTAACAATAATTCAGGTTCCTGTTGAAAAAGAATAATCCAATATTTTAAAAACGATGCCCCTTCTTCTATGGTTGGGGCATTTTTTTGTTTTTGTATTTTTAGTATATTACCCTGAATATACATAGGTTTCTAAATAAATTAATAATATCGCTATATGTTGTTTGTTCTTGATTTATAAAAAACATTTTTAAACCTCAACCTCACTAATCTTATGTAAATATCTATAAACCAATATATTACCATAGTGAGGTTTTGTTTTGAAACCTCACTAAACCTCACTATTTAATTAATGGTAATTAAATATTACAAATATGCCATTTAAAAACAACTTGTTTTGTAATACAAATCAAGTTGTTTTGTTGAGCAAATTAAGTTGATTTGTATATAAAAATAAGTTGTTTTGTGTTGCTGTATTTATGTTTTTATAATGGTAAATTTAGTTTATACATTTGTTGTTAAATATCATTGTTATACGTATTTAGTATAGGAATAAGGAGGTCAAAATTGATTCTATTTGTTCAAATATTTATGATATCTTTGCAATTGTTATTTCAAGTTGATTGCGGAAAGAAGTTCCACAGTCAACTTGATGTTATAAAAAAGTAATTATTTAAGACAACTTATATTGTCAATTAACGATTAAACAGTCAACCACCTTTGGAAAAAGACACTAGTGAGGTTTAGTGAGGTTTAAAAACAAAACATCACTCTCGTAACTTGTTGTTTTATATGTATTTATATAAGATTAGTGAGGTTGAGGTTTAAAAACGTTTTTATAATTATAAGTATTATTATTGTTTACGTGTTTTCTGTAATATATTAAATGTAATCTAACATATTATTTATTTGATAAACATAATCATCATTTCTAAATAAAAAATGTCATTAACATGAAGAGTTTCAAAAAAACTATTATCTTTGCAAAGACTAATTAATATATATGCTATATGATAGAAACAGGACAAAAACTGCCGGAGATACTTGGTAAGGATCAGAACGGCAACACTATTAAAATGAGTGACTTCAAGGGTAAGAAACTGGTTCTCTATTTTTATCCCAAAGATTCCACCCCTGGTTGTACTAGTGAAGCATGTAACTTGCGTGACAACTATGAGCGTTTCCTTTCATTAGGTTATGCTGTAGTTGGTGTCAGCATCCAAGATGCAGATTCGCACAAGAAGTTCATTGAAAAATATGAATTGCCATTCCCTTTGATTGCTGACACAGATCGCGTGTTGGTAGAGGCACTAGGTATTTACGGAGAGAAACAAATGGCTGGTCGCAAATACATGGGTGTTTTTCGTACTACAGTTATTGCAGACGAAAATGGGGTAGTGGAACGCATCTTTATGCCTAAAGATATTAAAGTAAATGAACACGCAGAACAGATTCTAGATTGAAGAAGAAAAGAGCACTATGCTTTTTTCAAGAGTTGATATCCAATAACTCCTCCCAAAATAGAGGCTGAAAATATACCAACCATGGCCTGAACATAGTTGTCATGGTTGGTAAATGCCAAAGTTGATACAAACATAGACATTGTAAAACCTATCGAGGCCAAGAAACCTAACCCGATTATTCTTCTTTTCGTAATCGTTTTTGGGAAAGTTGCAATTTTTAGTTTTGTAATAATCATTGTTGATCCAACAATTCCGATCGGTTTACCTAATAGTAATCCAAACATAACTCCTATCGCGACATTGGTAGAGAAGAGTGATGCAAAATCAATCTTAATAAAAGAGATTCCAGCATTCGACAAAGCGAATATTGGCATTATAATAAAAGAAACCATAGGGTGCATCGCATGCTCAAGCCTCTGAAGTGGAGGCACCGCGAATTTTGCGTCAGTCCTTATTCTGTCAATAATTTCGACTTGATTAGCCTTGAGTGTTGAGAATTCACTACTTTTAATTTGACTAAACTTATTTAGCAGTTTCTTTGCTCTGGCTACAAATATATGTTCAGGTATTCTTGAATCAGCAGGAATGACAAATGCCGATAGTACAGCTGCAATTGTAGCATGAACTCCTGATAAAAGAAATGAAGCCCAGACCCCACCAATGCCTAAAATTGCATAAAATATGACGTTCTTCACTCCCATTTTATTTGCCACGAACATTACAGCCAGAAAACAAAATCCTATTCCAAGGTTTAAAAGTGAAATCTCTGAAGTATAGAAGAGTGCAATAACAATTACAGCCCCTAAATCATCAACAATAGCAAGGGTTGTGAGAAAAACTTTTGCTGATTGTGGTATTTTGTTTCCCAATAAATATAATATACCTAACGAAAAAGCTATATCTGTAGCCATTGGAATTCCCCAACCACTAACAACTGTACTTCCGTTGTTAAAGATAAGATATATTACCGCAGGTATAATCATACCTCCAATAGCGGCACATATAGGGAGAATTGTGTTTCGTATCTTAGCTAATTCACCACTTATGAATTCTCTTTTAAGTTCAAGGCCAACAACGAAGAAAAACATAGCCATAAGACCATCATTAATCCATTGATGTATGCTGTAGTTCATATATAAAGAACCATTTAAAGATACTCCTATTTTATATTCAAAGAAGTGAGTATACCATTCAGCTAATGGTGAATTTGCTAATATCAATGCAATTATTACACTTATTGCAAGAACTATTCCGCCAGATTTTTCCTGCCGCATGAATACTTGCAATGGCATTAATATATTGTTTTTTACTTTGTTTTCTATCTTGCTATTCATATCGTTTGTATTTATATATGATTAAATATATGTTTACTATCTTATACCGCTAAGTTGATAATGATAAAGGTTGACTTTAAAATCATAAGTATGTATATTTTTAGTTCATAACATAAAAATCACAGATGATTATCTTTGTGTC comes from the Xylanibacter oryzae DSM 17970 genome and includes:
- a CDS encoding DUF1015 domain-containing protein, with the protein product MATIKPFKGVRPPKEFVESVESRPYDVLNSEEAREEAGDNEKSLYHIIKPEIDFEQGTSEYDPRVYEKAAENFKKFQNKGWLVQDEKEQYYIYAQTMNGKTQYGLVVGAYVNDYLTGVIKKHELTRRDKEEDRMKHVRVCDANIEPVFFAYPDNSILDALIKKYAAGKSEYDFIAPIDGFRHQFWIVTDDKDINTITDEFAKMSSLYIADGHHRSAAAALVGAEKAKQNPNHTGKEEYNYFMAVCFQASQLTILDYNRVVTDLNGMTSEQFLSALNKNFNVEEKGSDIYKPVALHNFSLYLDEKWYSITAKQGTFNDQDPIGVLDVDISSRLILDDLLGIKDLRSDKRIDFVGGLRGLKELKRRVDNGEMKMALALYPVSMKQIMDIADSGKIMPPKATWFEPKLRSGLIIHKLS
- a CDS encoding IMPACT family protein, with the translated sequence MGDEYKTINNIGEGTYSEKRSKFLAFSHHISNVDEARDILDMYHKKYYDSRHVCYAYVLGPDRHEFRANDDGEPSSTAGKPILGQINSSELTDILVVVVRYYGGVNLGTGGLIVAYRTAAAEAIANSEIISKYVEEEVKYSFPYVMMNDVMRIIKEMDPKIISQTYDNTCEITMSIRQSKAEQLRNKLKKLSFE
- a CDS encoding NAD(P)-dependent oxidoreductase, whose translation is MKVLVATEKPFAAAAVNGIKAEIEATGNQLVLLEKYTDKSQLLDAVKDADAMIVRSDKVTPEVLDAAKKLKIVVRAGAGFDSIDTAYAKTKGVVVENTPGQNSNAVAELVFGLLVYAVRNFYNGKSGVELKGKKLGILAFGNVGRNVARVAKGFGMDVYAYDAYCPKAAIEEAGVHAVDSQNELFKNCDVVSLHIPATSETKESINYAQVNMMEKGGILINTARKEVINEPELIKLLSDREDLKYITDIKPDADAEFAKFEGRYFSTPKKMGAQTAEANINAGIAAAKQINAFFKDGCTKFQVNK
- the serC gene encoding 3-phosphoserine/phosphohydroxythreonine transaminase, whose product is MKKYNFNAGPSMLPREVIENTAKQILDFNGSGLSLAEISHRAKDFQPVVDEAEALIKELLNVPEGYSVLFLGGGASLEFCMIPFNFLIKKAAYLNTGVWAKKAMKEAKFFGEVVEVASSADANYTFIPKDWSCPADADYLHITSNNTIYGTEIRKDLDVNVPMISDMSSDILSRPVDVSKYDCIYAGAQKNLSMAGVTVIILKNDKLGKAPREIPTMLDYRTHVDKGSMFNTPPVVPIYTALENLRWIKKKGGVEAMDRRANERAEIVYSEIERNKLFKGTVKEEDRSVMNICFVMNDEYKELEKPFLDYAISKGMVGIKGHRSVGGFRASCYNAQTIEGVNALVKCMKDFEAQN
- a CDS encoding DEAD/DEAH box helicase, whose protein sequence is MDLNKILEKLKIKELNEMQQASIAAVENSDNDIVILSATGSGKTLAYLLPLISLVDSDNSNVQAVVLVPGRELALQSDTVLKNAGSGLRSCCCYGGRAAMDEHRKIREQHPQIVFATPGRLNDHLKKGNISPYAIKYIVIDEFDKCLEMGFRDEMSDIISKLKGAQRHILLSATDADEIPDFVNMGKTTNLNFLDKDEQVPDRIKLYEVHSQEKDKIDTLQKLLRSFGEESSIVFLNYRDSVERAEELLHKRGFATSAFHGGLEQKLREDALYKFSNGSTNIFISTDLGSRGLDIPDIDNIVHYHLPLNEESYIHRVGRTARWKAHGESFFILGPDETMPEYINDDVEEFKIPTDLPDPALPKMVTIYIGKGKNDKISKGDIVGFLCKKGGLEKTQIGRIDVNDRYTYAAVSRPMLNQLLKLTRGEKIKGIKTVVEIVK